The genomic window ACCACTACACCGACAAGGCCAAGAAGGCCGGTTTTGCGGCGCGATCGGTCTTCAAGCTTGAAGAACTCGACCGGCGGCATCGGATTCTCGCGCCGGGCATGTCCGTGCTCGATCTCGGGTGCGCGCCGGGGTCGTGGACGCAGTACGCCGCGCGTGCGGTGGGCAAGTCGGGAAGCGTGGTCGGCATCGACATCACGCCGATGACCGCCCCCGCGTCAAACGCGATGATCCTGACCATGAGCATCTTCGACGCACAGGGCGAACTCGCGCGGATCGCCGAGGCGGGGTTCAACGTCGTGTTGTCGGACATGGCGCCTTCCACCACCGGCATCAGCGACGTGGACGAGGCGCGGAGCCTGGAACTCGCGCGCGCCGCGATGGCGGCGGCTGAGGCGCATCTGCGCGCGGGCGGCGATTTCCTGTGCAAGGTCTTTCAGGGCGGCGACACCAAAAAGTGGCTCGACGAAATCCGCCGATCGTTCAAATCCGTCGATCTCGTCCGCCCCGACGCGGTGCGCCGGGACAGCCGGGAAATCTATGTGCTGGCGCGGGGGTTCAAGTTGTTCGTCGATGTCCGGCGCGTTTCTCCCGACTGAATACATCTTGCCACGGCCGGCGGAATCAGGTACCCTCAATTATCCCTCACTAATGAGGGAGAGAGGTATGTCAACCATGAGGCTTGAAGCCACCATCCCGGACAATCGAGGCGACGCCATTATTCAGCTGGCGAAACAGCTGGGACTGAGCCGGAGCCAGATCATCGATGAGGCGCTGGCCTTGTTTCTCAAGGCTGTGCTTGAGGTTCGACGAGGGCGTCGCCTCTTCACAAAGGACCCGGGTTCAACGTCTCCCGCCTGCGAGATTGCGACGCCAACACTCGCGGCGCTCGAGTGGGCTCAGAATCCGATGAGACTCGAACTGCCGACCGACGCGATCGAGACGATTCAGGCGCTCAACGTCAGCCCGCCCAACGCCGGCCCGCGCCTGCGTCGCGCAGCGAGTCGCATCGAACGCTAAATGGACGAGCCGAGGAAGCAACGCACGGTCACGCCGATCGAGATCGGGGACACCGAATCGGATTTCTCGTGCGGTCGACCGGAACTCGATGTTTACCTCATCCGTCACGCGTTTCCAAACGAAGCCAGGGGAATCGATCGCACTTACGTCCTGAGGCGAAGAGATGACGAGCCCGAATTGCCGCGTATTCTTGGCTTCCACACGCTCGGCATGGCCCTCATCGAATCCGCACATGTCGCGGATATCCTTAAGGGGAAACTCCCGAAGTATCCGCTTCCCGTGGCACTCATCGGCCGTCTCGCGGTGGATTTACGAGCGCAGGGGCGTGGATTCGGGGAACTCCTCCTCATGGACGCCCTTCGGCGGGTCGTGAATGCCGCCGCGATCCTTGGATGCGTCGGGGTCATCGTGGACGCGAAGGACCAAGCTGCCGCGTCGTTTTACGCGAAATACGACTTCGTCCCCGTCGGCGTGGACGCCTTGCCCAGACGATTGTACCTTCCGATGTCCACGATTCTGTCGGCCTTCGAAAATCGACCCGGTTAGCGAAATCGTCGAGGCGACCGCGCCTTGCGTTCGGGATGCCACCGTGTTAAAGAAGCGCCGCTTTTGACTTCGTCAAACGCGTCTTGTGTCACGAAAACGCCCATAAATCGGGCCATTACACACACTTCGGGACCGCCGCATCGGTGCCTAGCACGCCTTGGCGTGGGGTTTTGCGACCGGGTTGAACGAAGTGGAGGAAAAACCGGAGGATCCCATGATCACGATGAAGCAGATGCTCGAGGCGGGAGTCCACTTCGGTCACCAGACCAGCCGGTGGAATCCCAAGATGAAGCCGTTCATTTTCGGCGACCGGAACGGCATTCACATCATCAATCTGGAGCACTCGCTCCGCAAATTCACGGCCGCGTACCGTTTCGTCGCCGAGCAGGCCGCCCAGGGCGGAACGATCCTGTTCATCGGCACCAAGCCGGCGGCGCAGACGGTGATCGCGGAGCAGGCGTCGCGCTGCAAGATGCCGTACGTGAACAACCGGTGGCCCGGCGGCCTCCTGACAAACTTCCAGACCGTGCAGATCTCCGTCACGAAGCTCAAGAAGCTCGAGGACATGGCCGCGAAAAGCGACTGGGGCCAGGCGACGAAAAAAGAGATTCTGCTCATGGAAAAGCAGCGCGTGAAGATGCTCAAGAGCTTCGGCGGCATCAAGGAAATGCACGGCCTGCCGACCGCGGTCTTCATCATCGATCCGCGCAAGGAGCACATCGCGGTGGACGAGGTGACCTCGCTCGGCCTTCCGATCGTCGCCGTCGTCGACACCAACTGCGATCCGTCGCGCATCACCTATCCGATTCCCGGCAACGACGACGCGATCCGCGCGATCACGCTCTTCTCCACCGCCATGGCCGATGCGGTCATCGAGGGACGCCGCTTCTTCGAGGAGCGCATCCGCGCCGAGGATCGTGGCGACCAGGCGTCGAAGGGCGCGCCCTCCCGGTCCTCGCGGCCGGTGGAGCAGTTGGTTCAGGAAGAGCCCCTGCCCGGCGTTGAGGTCAAGGTGCGTCACCGCAATGTGGTGCCCGGGGAGGAAGGCGAAGAGGCCGAACACGCCGCCGAGCCCGCCGCGGAAGCCGAAGCGGACAAGGATTCGGACGCCTGAACGAGGCGAATTTCGACAACACGGGCGATCGCCGTTGATCGCCCTCCACGATTTTGACAGCTTGAGGAGAAGACCATGACGATTTCCGCAGAGATCGTGAAAAAACTGCGTGAACAGACCGGCGTCGGGATGATGGACTGCAAGAAGGCGCTGGAGGAAACCGCCGGCGATTTCGACGCCGCGGTCGATTACCTGCGCAAGAAAGGCATCGCCAAGGGCGCCAAACGCGCGGAGCGCACCGCCGCCCAGGGCGTCGTCGGTCACTACATCCACACCGGCGCGTCGATCGGGGTGATGGTGGAACTCAACTGCGAGACCGACTTCGTGGCGCGCAACGAGGAATTCCTGCACGTGGCCAAGGACATCGCGATGCACATCGCGGCGTCGAGTCCGAAGTGGGTGAAGCCCGAGGATGTGCCCGCGGACGTGATCGAGCACGAGAAGTCGATCTACATGGAAGAAGCTCGGCAGAGCGGCAAGCCCGAACAGGTGCTGGTCAAGATCGCCGAGGGTAAGCTCCACAAGTTCTACGAAGACAACTGCCTGCTCCAGCAGAAGTTCGTGAAGGATCAGGAAAAGACGATCAACGATCTCGTCGCGGACCTGCTGGCCAAGATGGGCGAGAAGATCGAAATCTCCCGCTTCATCCGCTTCAAGGTCGGCGAGGTCGGCTGACCCATGCCGGGATCGGGCCAGACGCGCCGGGTCCTTCTGAAGCTGTCGGGTGAAGCCCTGATGGGCGACACCGGCTACGGCATCGATCCGGCGGTCATCGAACGCGTCGCGGGCGAAATCCGCGATGTGCACGACCGGGGCGTGGAACTGGCGGTCGTCATCGGCGGCGGAAATATCTTTCGCGGCGTCGCGGCCAGCTCGAAGGGCATGGACCGCGCCACCGCCGACACGATGGGCATGCTCGCGACGGTGATGAACTGCCTCGCCATGTCCGACGCGCTCGGACGGCTCGGCATCCCCACCCGCGTGATGACCGCAATCGAGATGAAGCAGATCGCCGAGCCCTACATTCGCCTGCGCGCCCGAAGGCACCTGTCCCACAAGGTCGTCGTGCTGCTCGCCGCCGGAACCGGTTCGCCGTTTTTCTCGACCGATACCGCCGCCGCCCTGCGTGCCGCCGAGATCGGCGCGTCATGCCTGTTCAAGGCCACCAAGGTGGACGGCGTGTACGACTCCGATCCGGCGAAAAATCCCGCCGCGGTGCGCTTTGACTCGCTGAGTTATGACGACGTGCTGCGAAAACACCTGCGCGTCATGGACGCCACCGCGATTTCGCTGTGCGCCGAGAACAAGACGCCGATCAACGTGTTCAACATGTCCGTGCCGGGAAACATCGTGCGCGCCCTGTGCGGCGAGCCGATCGGCACGACGATCGGAGAGACCGATGACGAATGAAGTGCTCGAAAGTCTCGACGACGGCCTGAAGAAGGCGATCGACGCGTTCAACCGAGAACTCGCCAAACTGCGCACCGGACGCGCGAACCCCGCGCTGCTCGAGGGCATCCGGGTGGACTACTACGGCACGGCGACGCCGATCAATCAGATGGCGTCGGTCAGCGTGCCCGAAAACCGGCTGATCGTAATCGTGCCCTGGGATCAGGGGCAGGTCGGAGCGATCGAAAAGGCGATCCAGAAATCGACGCTCGGCATCTCGCCCGCCAGCGACGGCAAGGTCATTCGCATCGCGTTTCCGCCCCTGACCGAGGATCGCCGCCGCGACATCGTCAAACAGCTCAAAAAGCTCGCCGAGGAATGCAAGATCCAGGTGCGCATGGAACGCCGCGACGCGATCGAGACGCTCAAGTCCTTCGAGAAGGACGGCGACATCGCCGAGGACGACTCGCGCCGCGCGCAGGAAAAGGTGCAGAAGGCGCACGACGATTACATCCGCAAGGTGGACGAGATCACGGAGCGCAAGGAAAAAGAGGTCATGGAGATCTGAACGGGTCCGTTTGGGTCGCCCGCATGGCGGCGCGATCATATGGGATTCGTTTTTCACTCTCGGGGGAATCGCGTGCTCACACGTCAGCAGGTGATGGAGCTTCCCCCGGAACGCCGGCCCCGGCACATCGCGGTCATCATGGACGGCAACGGGCGCTGGGCGAACGAGCGCGGGCGGCATCGCCTCTTCGGACATCGCAAAGGGATCATCGCGGTCCGCGAAACCGTCCGCGAGTGCCACCGCCTCGGCATCGGCTGGCTCACCCTCTACGCATTTTCCACCGAAAACTGGAGCCGCCCCGCCGGCGAGGTCTCGGGCCTGTGGCGACTGCTCAAGAGCTACGTGAAGTCCGAGCTGCCCGAACTGCTGGAAAACGGCGTGCGCCTGAACGTGATCGGCGCGCTCGACCGCATCCCCAAGGACACGCGCGACGCGATCGACGAGACGATCCGCGCCACGGCGCACGGACGCAATCTCGTGCTCACCATCGCACTGTCGTACAGCGGGCGTGACGAGATCGTGAACGCCGCGCGCAAGCTGGCCGAACGTGCGAGAGACGGCTCGCTCATTCCGTCCGCCATCGACGAGTCGGCATTCAATTCGGCGCTCGACACGCACGACATGCCCGATCCGGACCTGCTCGTACGCACCAGCGGCGAGTTTCGTATTTCCAATTTCCTGCTCTGGCAGCTCGCGTATTCGGAGATTCACGTGACGCCGACGCTGTGGCCGGATTTCGGCCCCGCCGAGCTTCACGCCGCGATCTTCGATTATTCGCGCCGGGAGCGCCGATTCGGCAAGACGGGCCAGCAGATCCGCGCCGAATCGGCGAAGTGAGGAACGGTTTCATGGCGATGGACAAGAAGAAGATTGTTGCGGCGCTCGCGCTGATTCCTTTTTTTGCGTGGCTCGTCGGCTGGGGAAAGCCCGAGTATTTTCTCGCGCTCGCGTTGCCGCTCGGCGCGCTGGTCGGCGCGTACGAACTCGGTCGCTTGACGATGCCGGGCCAAAAATTTGAGCAGGCACTTCTGGTGATGGCGAGCGTTTTCGCATGCATGGCTTCCCAGACGGGCGAGATGGAAGCGACGGTGGGCGCGGTCTGCGCCATCGTTGTGCTCACGTTGTCGGCACTCCTGTTCAAGGAGCGCGATCTGGCGGCGATCTATACGTCCACCGCGAAGATCGTTTTCGGCGCGGTCTACGTGGGGTTGCTCCTGGGCGTGGTCGTCGCCATCAAGAGGCTCGAACCCGGCCTGGGCAATACCAAACTGCTCTTTCTGCTGTTTGCCCTCACGTGGGCCGGCGACGCGGGCGCGTTTTTCGCGGGCAGCCTGTGGGGCAAACGCAAGCTGTGGCCCGCCGTCTCCGCGGGCAAGACCTGGGAAGGGCTCGTCGGCGGATTCGTCTGCACGATCGCGTTCGCCCTCGGCGTGGCGTGGTTTTCCAAAGTCTGGATCTGGCAGGACGGCCTGATTCTCGGCGCGCTCGTGGGCGTCTTCGGGCCCATCGGCGACCTGGTGGAGTCGGCGATCAAGCGCGGCGCGAACGTCAAGGATTCGGGCGTTTTCCTGCCCGGGCACGGCGGCGTGCTGGACCGGATCGACTCCATCCTCTTCACCGCGCCCATCGTGTATTATTACGCTCTTTTGTATGGACCTTTGCGCATCGCCGCGCAGTGAGAGCGCATGAAACGGATTTCCATCCTCGGCAGCACCGGCTCGATCGGGGTCAACGTCCTCAACATCGTCCGCGCCCATCCGGGGCGCTACGTCGTCAGTGCCCTGGCGGCGGGCGGACGCGTGGATCTCGTCGCCGAACAGGTGCGTGAGTTCCGCCCGCGCCTCGTGAGCCTGCGCGACGCCGACGACGCCGCGCGCCTTCGGGACCTGCTCGGCGCCGACGCGCCGCGCGTGGTCTGCGGGGAATCGGGGATCCGCGAGGTCGCCACGATCGCCGAGGCCGACATGGTCTTTTCGGCGGTCGTCGGCGCGGCGGGTATGCAGCCGACGTGGGCGGCGGTCGATGCGGGCAAACCCGTTGCGCTCGCCAACAAAGAGACGCTGGTGATGGCTGGCCGCCTGATTCTCGCCCTCGCGAAACTGCGCGGCGTGCCCTTGCTGCCGGTCGATTCCGAGCATTCCGCCATCTTCCAGAGCCTCGTCGGCCACAACCGCGACGAGATCGAGCGGATCATCCTCACGGCGTCGGGCGGCCCGTTCCGCGGACGCACGGCCGCGTCGCTCGAAACGGCGACGCTCGACGAGGCGCTCGCGCATCCCACGTGGAAGATGGGGCCGAAGATCACCATCGACTCCTCGACGCTGATGAACAAGGGACTCGAGGTCATCGAGGCGCACTGGCTCTTCGGCCTGCCGCCCGAGCGCATCGACGTCGTGATCCACCCCGAGTCGATCATCCATTCGATGGTGGAGTTTCAGGACGGCCAGGTGATCGCCCAGCTCGGCGTGCCCGACATGCGCGGACCCATTGGATACGCGCTGAGCTACCCCGCGCGGCTCGTCGGCGTGATGCCGCGCCTCGATCTCGCGCGCGTGGGGCGACTGAACTTCATGGACGTCGATCGCGATGCCTTCGCGTGCCTCGACCTCGCCTACGACGCCCTGCGCGGGCCGGACGACGCGCCTGCCGTGCTCAACGGCGCGAACGAAGTCGCCGTCGCGGCCTTTCTCGCGGGCCGCATCTCGTGGCAGGATATCGCGAAGATCAACCGACAGTGCGTGGAAACCGTATCGGGCCGCGCGCTGTCCACCCTCGACGACGTGATGGAGGCCGACGCCCGCGCGCGGGAATTCGCCGACCGACTCGTCGCCGAACGCGGACCCGCCGAACGCGCGTCCGCGGCCCATGCCTAGACGGAGACATCGATGGATCTGATTCTGTCGCTGGGACATAAGATTTTTTACTTCATCGTGCTGATCTCGGTGCTCGTGATCGTGCACGAGTGGGGACACTTCATCGTCGCGCGCTGGTGCGGCGTGCGCGTCGAGGCGTTTTCGCTCTTTTTCGGCAAGGTCCTGTGGAAACGCATGTGGCGGGGCACCGAGTGGCGCCTTTCGGCCATCCCCTTCGGCGGATACGTCAAGATGCTCGGCCAGTCGGATCTCGGCTCCGACCAGAACGAGGCGATGTATCGCGAAAAGGCGCTGGAGGAGCTCACGGGGAAGCCGCACGAGGAGATCACCGAACACGACGCCGCGGCCCTGGACGCCTCCGCCATCGCCGAGCGCGCCGCGCAGCTCAAGTCCGTCTCTTTCGCGCACAAGTCGGTGTGGCAGCGTTCGGCGATCGTCTTCGCCGGGCCGCTCATGAACGTCGTGCTCACCGTGGTCATCTTCACGGCGATGTTCTTCGCCGGCTACCCGACCATCACCACGCTCGTCGGCGACGTGACCGACGGCGGCGCGGCCGATCTCGCGGGCCTTCGCCCCGGCGATCGCGTGACCGCCATCGACGGCCGCGAACTCACGCGATGGGACGACATGTCCCAAATCGTCGAGGAATCGGCGGGCAAGCCGCTCGTCTTCGACGTCGCGCGCGGCGACGAAAAGTTGTCGCTCACCGTGACGCCCGAAGCGGGACGCAAGAAGAACGTCTTCCAGTTCGAGGAGGACGC from Deltaproteobacteria bacterium includes these protein-coding regions:
- a CDS encoding RlmE family RNA methyltransferase — translated: MVSSNKRERRRPDHYTDKAKKAGFAARSVFKLEELDRRHRILAPGMSVLDLGCAPGSWTQYAARAVGKSGSVVGIDITPMTAPASNAMILTMSIFDAQGELARIAEAGFNVVLSDMAPSTTGISDVDEARSLELARAAMAAAEAHLRAGGDFLCKVFQGGDTKKWLDEIRRSFKSVDLVRPDAVRRDSREIYVLARGFKLFVDVRRVSPD
- a CDS encoding GNAT family N-acetyltransferase; its protein translation is MDEPRKQRTVTPIEIGDTESDFSCGRPELDVYLIRHAFPNEARGIDRTYVLRRRDDEPELPRILGFHTLGMALIESAHVADILKGKLPKYPLPVALIGRLAVDLRAQGRGFGELLLMDALRRVVNAAAILGCVGVIVDAKDQAAASFYAKYDFVPVGVDALPRRLYLPMSTILSAFENRPG
- the rpsB gene encoding 30S ribosomal protein S2; the encoded protein is MITMKQMLEAGVHFGHQTSRWNPKMKPFIFGDRNGIHIINLEHSLRKFTAAYRFVAEQAAQGGTILFIGTKPAAQTVIAEQASRCKMPYVNNRWPGGLLTNFQTVQISVTKLKKLEDMAAKSDWGQATKKEILLMEKQRVKMLKSFGGIKEMHGLPTAVFIIDPRKEHIAVDEVTSLGLPIVAVVDTNCDPSRITYPIPGNDDAIRAITLFSTAMADAVIEGRRFFEERIRAEDRGDQASKGAPSRSSRPVEQLVQEEPLPGVEVKVRHRNVVPGEEGEEAEHAAEPAAEAEADKDSDA
- the tsf gene encoding translation elongation factor Ts yields the protein MTISAEIVKKLREQTGVGMMDCKKALEETAGDFDAAVDYLRKKGIAKGAKRAERTAAQGVVGHYIHTGASIGVMVELNCETDFVARNEEFLHVAKDIAMHIAASSPKWVKPEDVPADVIEHEKSIYMEEARQSGKPEQVLVKIAEGKLHKFYEDNCLLQQKFVKDQEKTINDLVADLLAKMGEKIEISRFIRFKVGEVG
- a CDS encoding UMP kinase, whose translation is MPGSGQTRRVLLKLSGEALMGDTGYGIDPAVIERVAGEIRDVHDRGVELAVVIGGGNIFRGVAASSKGMDRATADTMGMLATVMNCLAMSDALGRLGIPTRVMTAIEMKQIAEPYIRLRARRHLSHKVVVLLAAGTGSPFFSTDTAAALRAAEIGASCLFKATKVDGVYDSDPAKNPAAVRFDSLSYDDVLRKHLRVMDATAISLCAENKTPINVFNMSVPGNIVRALCGEPIGTTIGETDDE
- the frr gene encoding ribosome recycling factor, which codes for MTNEVLESLDDGLKKAIDAFNRELAKLRTGRANPALLEGIRVDYYGTATPINQMASVSVPENRLIVIVPWDQGQVGAIEKAIQKSTLGISPASDGKVIRIAFPPLTEDRRRDIVKQLKKLAEECKIQVRMERRDAIETLKSFEKDGDIAEDDSRRAQEKVQKAHDDYIRKVDEITERKEKEVMEI
- a CDS encoding isoprenyl transferase, translating into MGFVFHSRGNRVLTRQQVMELPPERRPRHIAVIMDGNGRWANERGRHRLFGHRKGIIAVRETVRECHRLGIGWLTLYAFSTENWSRPAGEVSGLWRLLKSYVKSELPELLENGVRLNVIGALDRIPKDTRDAIDETIRATAHGRNLVLTIALSYSGRDEIVNAARKLAERARDGSLIPSAIDESAFNSALDTHDMPDPDLLVRTSGEFRISNFLLWQLAYSEIHVTPTLWPDFGPAELHAAIFDYSRRERRFGKTGQQIRAESAK
- a CDS encoding phosphatidate cytidylyltransferase, with product MAMDKKKIVAALALIPFFAWLVGWGKPEYFLALALPLGALVGAYELGRLTMPGQKFEQALLVMASVFACMASQTGEMEATVGAVCAIVVLTLSALLFKERDLAAIYTSTAKIVFGAVYVGLLLGVVVAIKRLEPGLGNTKLLFLLFALTWAGDAGAFFAGSLWGKRKLWPAVSAGKTWEGLVGGFVCTIAFALGVAWFSKVWIWQDGLILGALVGVFGPIGDLVESAIKRGANVKDSGVFLPGHGGVLDRIDSILFTAPIVYYYALLYGPLRIAAQ
- a CDS encoding 1-deoxy-D-xylulose-5-phosphate reductoisomerase → MKRISILGSTGSIGVNVLNIVRAHPGRYVVSALAAGGRVDLVAEQVREFRPRLVSLRDADDAARLRDLLGADAPRVVCGESGIREVATIAEADMVFSAVVGAAGMQPTWAAVDAGKPVALANKETLVMAGRLILALAKLRGVPLLPVDSEHSAIFQSLVGHNRDEIERIILTASGGPFRGRTAASLETATLDEALAHPTWKMGPKITIDSSTLMNKGLEVIEAHWLFGLPPERIDVVIHPESIIHSMVEFQDGQVIAQLGVPDMRGPIGYALSYPARLVGVMPRLDLARVGRLNFMDVDRDAFACLDLAYDALRGPDDAPAVLNGANEVAVAAFLAGRISWQDIAKINRQCVETVSGRALSTLDDVMEADARAREFADRLVAERGPAERASAAHA